The DNA region GGCGGGGGTGAAGGAGTTCTTCACCACCCTGCACGCGTATCTGCAGCCCGAGGAGTTCACCGTCACGCACATCGTCGTCGAGGGCGAGCAGGGCGTGATCCTCGGCCACCTGCGCGACACCGTCAAGGCCACCGGCGCCCCGCTGACCACGCCCTTCGCCGCCCATCTCACGGTGGTCGGCGGCGAGGTCACGCGCTACCACCTGTTCGAGGACACCTACGCACTGCACCGTGCCGCGACCGGCGGCTGACCGACCCGCGAGAGAGGCACGCCAGATGACCACCCCCGACCGCATGCCCTCCCATCCGGTGGTGAGCGCCTTCGTCGACGCGGTCAACGCCCAGGACCCCGCGGCGCTGTGGACCGTGCTCGCGCAGGACGCCACCGTGATCGACGTGGGAACCGAACGCGACCTCGGCGCGTGGGTGGAACGTGAGCTGTTCTCGTCCCACGCCCGGATGGACGTCGTGCAGGAGTCGCCCGACGGCCTGTCGGTCACGGCCCGCTTCCACAACGACATCTGGGGCGACATCGACACCGCCTGGGAGTTCACGGTGTCCGACGGCGTCATCCGGCGGTTCGTCGCAGGACCCGCCTGAGCAACCGGCCCGGCGGGAGACCGACCGGGCCGTCGAACCGAGCACGACCGGGCCGC from Streptomyces flavofungini includes:
- a CDS encoding nuclear transport factor 2 family protein codes for the protein MTTPDRMPSHPVVSAFVDAVNAQDPAALWTVLAQDATVIDVGTERDLGAWVERELFSSHARMDVVQESPDGLSVTARFHNDIWGDIDTAWEFTVSDGVIRRFVAGPA
- a CDS encoding nuclear transport factor 2 family protein gives rise to the protein MSTQSPAASDRATREVIDAYLARLAERDLDGAVRLFSESAEWVAPGSPDVPWSGNRTGRAGVKEFFTTLHAYLQPEEFTVTHIVVEGEQGVILGHLRDTVKATGAPLTTPFAAHLTVVGGEVTRYHLFEDTYALHRAATGG